In Silene latifolia isolate original U9 population chromosome X, ASM4854445v1, whole genome shotgun sequence, the following proteins share a genomic window:
- the LOC141619528 gene encoding uncharacterized protein LOC141619528, giving the protein MKEPVNTAEPIGQNIIKQISNLCFSAFVFGVLIITVIAITYQPPDPWLQSAPALTKLFTQTEGPTFKDDSSVLKTGEDFNLSSATAPVSNPITEAGIEISEKNLTLNATLSEAVCAEELTVVNCSDPRVVFAIERFNLKFFKYIVFLEYSTPVNGSKPNQCDVAWKFRNKKEKSWRKYRDFRRFRIGVGDDCAYKVIGASGWHSGVNARRPRPRPGAGRNPRIAAPVRDSDINDTIPIISSDAAFRKGRYLYYSRGGDYCKGMNHYMWSLLCALGEAQFLNRTFVMDLSVCLAAQYNPSGKDEEGKDFRFYFDFEHLKEDASIVEEREFLRDWRRWERTRKRKVPTRKVTSYKTTPMQLKKDKSTILWRQFDAPEPDNYWYRVCEGQAGKNIQRPWHALWKSKRLMNIVSEISGRMDWDFDAVHVVRGEKAQNTQLWPHLDADTSPEALVTKLQAALQPWRNLYIATNEPFYNYFDKLRSHYHVHLLDDYKELWGNTSDWYNETTALNGGHPVDFDGYMRVEVDTEVFIRGKTRVETFYNLTSDCKDGINTC; this is encoded by the coding sequence ATGAAAGAACCAGTTAATACAGCAGAACCAATTGGGCAAAATATAATCAAGCAAATTAGTAATTTGTGTTTTTCAGCATTTGTGTTTGGTGTGTTGATTATTACTGTGATTGCAATTACATACCAACCTCCAGATCCATGGCTGCAGTCAGCTCCAGCCCTTACTAAATTGTTTACTCAGACTGAGGGACCCACTTTTAAAGACGATTCGTCGGTTCTTAAAACCGGTGAGGATTTTAATCTGTCTTCTGCTACTGCCCCTGTCTCAAACCCGATTACTGAGGCAGGCATTGAGATCTCTGAAAAGAATCTTACCCTTAATGCTACTCTTAGTGAGGCTGTTTGTGCAGAAGAGCTTACGGTTGTTAATTGCTCGGATCCTCGTGTTGTGTTTGCGATTGAGCGGTTTAATCTTAAGTTTTTCAAGTACATTGTGTTCTTGGAATATAGTACTCCTGTGAATGGGTCGAAGCCTAATCAATGTGATGTTGCTTGGAAGTTTCGGAACAAGAAGGAGAAATCTTGGAGAAAGTATCGCGATTTTAGAAGGTTTAGGATTGGGGTTGGGGATGATTGTGCTTATAAGGTGATTGGTGCTAGTGGGTGGCATTCCGGGGTTAATGCTAGACGGCCTAGACCTCGTCCTGGTGCTGGACGCAATCCTAGGATTGCTGCTCCTGTGCGTGACAGTGACATTAATGACACGATACCTATTATCAGCTCTGATGCTGCCTTTAGGAAAGGCAGGTACTTGTATTATTCACGAGGAGGGGATTATTGTAAAGGGATGAATCATTATATGTGGAGTTTGTTGTGTGCGCTCGGGGAAGCTCAGTTCTTGAATCGAACTTTTGTCATGGACTTGAGTGTTTGCCTGGCTGCGCAATATAATCCTAGCGGAAAGGATGAGGAGGGCAAGGATTTTAGGTTCTATTTCGACTTTGAGCATCTGAAAGAGGATGCTTCCATTGTCGAGGAGCGAGAATTTCTCAGGGATTGGAGAAGATGGGAGAGAACCCGTAAGAGGAAAGTTCCTACGAGAAAAGTGACCAGCTATAAGACCACCCCCATGCAGTTGAAGAAAGACAAGAGCACCATTTTATGGAGGCAGTTCGATGCTCCAGAACCGGACAATTATTGGTATAGGGTGTGTGAAGGCCAAGCTGGCAAAAACATTCAGAGGCCGTGGCATGCACTCTGGAAATCAAAGAGGCTGATGAATATAGTCTCTGAAATCAGTGGAAGGATGGATTGGGATTTCGATGCAGTTCATGTGGTTCGAGGAGAGAAGGCTCAGAACACGCAACTGTGGCCCCATTTAGATGCAGACACATCTCCAGAAGCTCTTGTTACGAAACTACAAGCAGCACTCCAGCCTTGGAGGAATCTATACATTGCCACCAACGAGCCTTTCTATAACTACTTTGATAAACTAAGGTCACACTACCATGTGCATTTGCTCGATGATTATAAGGAACTGTGGGGAAACACGAGCGACTGGTACAACGAGACTACAGCTTTAAATGGCGGCCACCCTGTTGATTTTGATGGTTACATGAGGGTTGAGGTAGATACAGAAGTTTTTATCAGGGGAAAGACGCGGGTGGAGACGTTCTATAACTTGACCAGCGACTGCAAAGATGGAATCAATACATGTTGA
- the LOC141619529 gene encoding uncharacterized protein LOC141619529, translating to MRATSWSPTMTLPLSKLDVHFYGCISKTAFPSSPPRLTLHNSLLPNFPFLIKSLSVNSDSQHRLPLSASASASVSASVSAGSNDDRSAVQSCIWKWKGFSIRYQCCGDTGPALVLIHGFGANSDHWRKNVGALGKSHRVYAIDLIGYGYSDKPNPRDFGDTPFYTFPTWASQLNDFCQEVVQDKAFFICNSIGGLVGLEAAVMEPQICRGLLLLNISLRMLHIKKQPALARPLIKSFQSLLRDTVLGKYFFKTVATTQSVRNILCQCYNDTSQVTDELVEKILLPGLQPGAVDVFLEFICYSDGPLPEELLPQVKCPVLIAWGDKDPWEPIELGKAYGNFETVEEFVVLPDVGHCPQDEAPQLVNPLVESFVARHSTSRAESSL from the exons ATGAGGGCCACAAGCTGGTCACCTACAATGACATTGCCTCTCTCTAAACTAGATGTGCATTTCTATGGCTGCATTTCTAAGACTGCTTTTCCTTCTTCGCCGCCTCGCCTCACTCTTCACAATTCCCTTCTTCCCAATTTCCCATTTTTAATCAAATCACTTTCTGTTAACTCTGACTCCCAACATCGTCTCCCCCTTTCCGCTTCTGCTTCTGCTTCTGTTTCCGCTTCTGTTTCTGCTGGCAGTAATGATGACCGTTCAGCCGTTCAATCTTG CATTTGGAAATGGAAGGGATTTTCGATTAGGTATCAATGCTGTGGAGATACCGGTCCTGCTCTTGTTCTTATTCATGGGTTTGGAGCCAACAG TGATCATTGGAGGAAAAATGTGGGAGCTCTAGGAAAGTCACACAGGGTCTACGCCATCGATCTCATTGGCTATGGTTACTCCGATAAACCCAATCCTCGAGATTTTGGCGATACTCCTTTCTATACCTTCCCTACTTGGGCTTCTCAGCTCAATGACTTCTGCCAGGAGGTAGTTCAAGACAAGGCCTTCTTCATCTGCAATTCTATTGGAG GACTTGTCGGACTTGAGGCGGCCGTTATGGAGCCACAGATTTGCAGGGGACTTCTACTACTAAACATATCTCTTAGAATGCTTCACATTAAGAAACAGCCTGCACTTGCGAGACCTCTGATTAAGTCTTTTCAGAGCCTACTGCG GGATACTGTTCTAGGCAAATACTTCTTCAAAACAGTAGCTACCACTCAATCTGTCAGAAACATTCTTTGTCAG TGTTATAATGATACGTCTCAGGTGACAGACGAACTAGTCGAGAAAATCCTTCTTCCGGGGCTTCAGCCTGGTGCTGTGGACGTGTTTCTTGAGTTCATTTGCTACTCTGATGGCCCTCTTCCTGAGGAACTATTGCCTCAGGTTAAG TGCCCAGTATTGATAGCTTGGGGTGATAAAGATCCATGGGAGCCCATTGAGCTTGGAAAAGCTTACGGAAACTTTGAAACCGTTGAAGAATTTGTCGTCCTGCCTGATGTTGGTCACTGCCCTCAG GATGAGGCACCGCAACTGGTTAACCCTCTGGTGGAGTCATTCGTGGCACGTCACTCTACTAGCAGAGCTGAATCCTCACTATAA
- the LOC141619530 gene encoding peptidyl-tRNA hydrolase, mitochondrial, which yields MLRRLKQVQLHGRNISTLSSNQSHQLPWLFLGLGNPGHKFQGTRHNVGFEMIDALSEKLGISVTDVHCKALFGQGFVGDVPVFLAKPQTYMNLSGESTGPLAAYYKLPLNRVIVFHDDMELPCGVLRLQPKGGHGSHNGLKSVIDHFRGNREFARLRIGIGRPPGQMDPKAFLLQKFNNLARERIDAALTEGADVLKLIPSEGFAECARRFNSEQKYKHIRPPDILRSCEQ from the exons ATGTTGAGGCGTTTAAAGCAAGTCCAACTCCATGGGAGAAATATAAGCACACTTTCTTCAAACCAATCTCATCAACTACCATGGTTATTCCTCGGATTAGGCAACCCAGGCCACAAATTCCAAGGCACTCGTCATAAT GTTGGTTTTGAAATGATTGATGCGCTTTCGGAAAAGCTGGGGATTTCAGTTACTGATGTACACTGTAAAGCTTTGTTTGGTCAAG GTTTTGTGGGCGATGTTCCTGTGTTCTTGGCCAAACCTCAGACTTACATGAATTTAAGCGGGGAATCC ACTGGGCCGTTAGCAGCATATTACAAGCTACCCTTAAATCGGGTCATCGTG TTCCATGATGACATGGAGTTGCCATGCGGTGTACTTCGCCTACAACCCAAGGGAGGTCATGGCAGTCACAACGG GTTGAAGAGTGTAATTGATCACTTTCGAGGGAATAGAGAATTTGCTCGCCTTAGAATTG GAATTGGAAGGCCTCCTGGTCAGATGGATCCCAAAGCTTTCTTGCTTCAAAAGTTCAACAATTTGGCGAGAGAACGG ATTGATGCTGCTTTGACAGAGGGAGCTGATGTACTGAAGCTGATCCCATCAGAAGGTTTTGCAGAATGTGCAAGACGGTTCAACTCAGAGCAGAAATACAAGCATATACGTCCACCAGACATACTTAGAAGTTGTGAACAATAA
- the LOC141619532 gene encoding mediator of RNA polymerase II transcription subunit 13 gives MWTNIFRIGGLHQISWFQFLPNDSDVTSLPDISARAGQRDAATHQVLSSHLQLQKEGFLSSWTNSFVGPWDPSQGTHNPDEKIKLWLFLPGRYLSIPETAQTAASGLRVIASGLWVSPGDSEEVATALSQALKNRLERALMELSYVRFGNVFLRYRSSSHNEELFRKGQPTIEFVFAASEDAIFVHAVLSAKHVRTLSGGDIEKVMRLSSNNTGQRFPAIVSPHGMRGSVTGCCSNELVKHVFIGSSTSITGLVGLPYPVPQAPGCKLQGHNCYIEVSLGCNMPNFNPEKSYHPTQNTPSSSRSNEKGSGDATACEKTFVYPYEAVLVPVLKPSYPRSLKRFWLHNWTGMSLASSTLFMYCDSKTDDVDDSWSESDGIYSRHGFNSSSNSNTSSVSSICSSSSDSDCITKATFGDLEADADSLNGRQSGLSSFTSMETNGPKQGLKRPRTGLDNSLVQAGGAGSAPTHDCDNSDITGIANDQIGSQWDWDDDDAGVGMDIQALLSEFGDFGDFFVNDSLPFGEPPGTAESQTQMFSGQEYGDREGSPTATAMDVSDQNLLPVGFQTTESFQPPTSVEECVSTVQEATKCTTLSGLVSCAPAVSTGEAERVMKAEALLSFAPEYGAVDTSSELSSTIFKSPYQPKSQKAESLNSCGNAYVYGATPPSSPGANGREENHNMAIDSRLHTLKYDTDAVFQKFYTQIAKGENPVDKKCKVYNNTVTSSERSSMSLVSSINSAAATNSCQNMASEVVSGSEHLLLSRRIVPASELECLIFQASMRRIRHTLVSVGNSVPTAWNRSVSQVPGDSDSILDNMSTKYESRKKEPIPIRIAGDVDGGILDGSCNAPIGVWRSVGAPKHPKPSNMPTTEAFSLSHHTFSEETVIASGKRQSLKDFVNAIPLLVQQAVSFVDLTLDGEFVDGPYGWLSLQEQRRRGFCCGPHMAHAGCGGILASCHSFDIAGVDLLDPISADVQASSVIGLLQSDMKVALKSAFGTADGPLSVIDWCKGRSQSVDGGTLLEALSAESSVSDYRDSSNTAATSLEDPLSPPLASVSMSSGLRDGGKGDDSSQRRPSQEHCISESEQQLGSRKRATLSVIPYPSILVGYQDDWLKTSASSLQHWEKVPLEPYAFQKHMSYYVVCPNIDSLPSAAADFFQQLGTVYETCKLGNHTPHTVGNQMDVDTGKCSTSGFLLLDSPRSIKVESNTASLVGSLSDYFHCLSNDWDLASFLKSLSKVLKTLQLGSCFAANAKEENSSPCTVIYVVCPFPDSTAVLQTIIESSIALASSVYSSDNDKRSTLYSHVGKALSYAAGVDEASISNIPAISGFSIPKLVLQVVPIDAVFRVTSPSINEIVLLKEMAFTVYNKARRLSRGSSNGFAQSSTFSDRSNSSIMQMGNPVPGMWKDCVGSRISGTSLTRGSDLDPGIRAGTWDNTWQNSRAVGLGSDSNRAGDSFFQEEIHLMFEPLFILAEPGSVEQGVTPTFTGNLAMELSKQMSDDSSVGHTQSLCGDTGPGSQLDGSEGDGFGSSQQRPPPSLHCCYGWTEDWRWLVCVWTDSRGELLDSHIFPFGGISSRQDTKGMQNLFVQVLHQGCQLLQACSSPDNGVVRSRDFVITRIGCFYELECQEWQKALYFIGGPELKKWPLQLRRTSLDSVPSNSNGATLQQQELDRSLPSSPNPLYSPHSKSAGIMKGGLGQTNSRKQLLGGPAVVDGSTGPLQWVQSISFVSISVDHSLRLVSQADVSTGTSQGSQNYLEGFTPVKSLGCASASYIIAPGPTMRFLTPAPLQLPTCLTSESPPLAHLLHSKGYAIPLSTGFTVSKAVPSLKKDSNNIKDEWPSVLSVSLVDYFGGYSEKRVTHKQQGGRNMVSDARDNQVHVILESVASELQALSWMTASPAYLDRRSALPFHCDAVLRLRRLLHFADHTEKS, from the exons ATGTGGACTAATATTTTCCGAATC GGAGGCCTTCATCAGATTTCATGGTTCCAGTTTCTCCCTAACGATTCCGATGTAACCTCTTTGCCCGACATTAG TGCAAGGGCAGGACAGCGAGATGCTGCTACGCATCAAGTGCTTTCTTCACATCTTCAGTTACAAAAGGAAGGATTTCTCAGCTCGTGGACCAACTCTTTTGTGGGTCCTTGGGATCCTTCTCAAGGGACACACAACCCTG ACGAGAAAATTAAACTATGGCTTTTTCTTCCTGGCCGATATTTGTCCATTCCTGAGACTGCTCAAACTGCTGCTTCTGGATTAAGAG TTATTGCCTCTGGGCTTTGGGTGTCTCCGGGTGACTCTGAAGAGGTTGCAACTGCTTTATCTCAAGCTCTAAAAAACCGGCTAGAAAG AGCTCTTATGGAACTCTCTTATGTGAGGTTCGGAAATGTATTTTTAAGGTATCGATCGTCCTCACACAATGAAGAATTATTCAG GAAAGGCCAGCCAACAATTGAGTTTGTCTTTGCTGCAAGTGAAGATGCTATCTTTGTGCATGCTGTATTATCAGCAAA GCATGTTCGAACTCTATCTGGTGGAGATATTGAAAAAGTGATGAGGCTCTCTTCAAATAATACTGGTCAGAGATTTCCTG CTATAGTCTCTCCTCATGGAATGCGTGGCAGTGTAACTGGATGCTGTTCAAATGAACTTGTGAAGCATGTTTTTATTGG GTCTAGCACATCTATAACTGGGCTTGTAGGTTTACCATATCCTGTACCTCAAGCTCCAGGTTGCAAGCTACAAGGGCATAATTGCTACATTGAAGTTTCTCTTGGTTGCAATATGCCTAATTTTAATCCCGAAAAGTCCTATCATCCAACGCAAAACACTCCCTCCTCTTCTAGAAGCAACGAGAAAGGATCAGGTGATGCTACTGCTTGCGAAAAAACATTTGTCTATCCTTATGAGGCAGTTCTTGTTCCAGTCTTGAAACCATCATATCCAAGATCTTTGAAAAG ATTTTGGCTTCATAATTGGACAGGGATGTCATTGGCTAGTTCTACCCTCTTTATGTATTG TGATTCTAAGACGGATGATGTGGATGATTCTTGGTCTGAATCTGATGGAATTTATTCGCGTCATGGCTTTAATAGTAGTAGCAATAGCAACACTAGCAGCGTGAGCAGCATATGTAGTAGCTCAAGTGATAGTGACTGTATAACGAAAGCAACTTTTGGTGACCTTGAGGCCGATGCTGATTCCTTAAATGGTAGACAGTCCGGGTTGTCCTCTTTTACATCAATGGAAACCAATGGTCCTAAACAG GGTTTAAAACGGCCTAGGACAGGGCTAGATAATTCCTTGGTTCAAGCAGGCGGTGCAGGGAGTGCTCCGACACATGATTGTGATAATTCAGACATCACAGGAATTGCAAATGATCAAATTGGATCTCAATGGGACTGGGACGATGATGACGCTGGTGTAGGCATGGACATCCAAGCACTTCTTTCTGAGTTCGGCGACTTCGGTGACTTTTTCGTCAATGACTCCCTGCCATTTGGAGAG CCCCCAGGAACAGCAGAGTCTCAGACACAAATGTTTTCTGGGCAAGAATATGGAGATAGAGAAGGCAGTCCCACAGCTACAGCAATGGATGTTTCAGATCAGAATCTCTTACCCGTGGGTTTCCAAACAACTGAAAGCTTTCAGCCTCCAACAAGTGTGGAAGAATGTGTTAGCACTGTTCAAGAGGCTACCAAATGCACTACTCTATCTGGTCTTGTCAGCTGTGCACCAGCAGTTTCAACAGGTGAGGCAGAACGCGTAATGAAAGCTGAAGCGTTGTTATCTTTTGCTCCTGAGTATGGAGCAGTTGATACTTCAAGTGAGCTGTCATCAACTATCTTTAAAAGTCCTTATCAGCCAAAATCTCAAAAAGCGGAAAGTTTAAATTCATGTGGGAATGCTTATGTGTATGGGGCAACACCGCCTTCATCTCCTGGAGCTAATGGACGTGAAGAGAATCATAACATGGCTATTGATTCCAGATTACACACTTTAAAATATGACACGGATGCTGTTTTCCAGAAATTTTACACCCAAATTGCTAAAGGGGAAAATCCTGTCGATAAGAAGTGTAAAGTATACAATAACACCGTTACTTCATCTGAGAGATCTTCCATGTCATTGGTCTCTAGTATTAACTCTGCAGCTGCAACAAACTCTTGCCAGAACATGGCTAGTGAAGTTGTTAGTGGGTCTGAGCATCTTCTTCTATCTCGAAGGATAGTCCCTGCTTCTGAACTTGAGTGTCTTATATTTCAGGCATCTATGCGCCGGATAAGGCATACTCTAGTATCTGTTGGTAATTCCGTTCCTACAGCCTGGAACAGGTCTGTGAGCCAAGTTCCTGGTGATTCGGACAGCATATTAGACAATATGTCTACCAAATACGAATCAAGGAAGAAGGAACCCATACCAATTAGAATTGCTGGTGATGTTGACGGAGGAATATTGGATGGTTCATGTAACGCACCCATTGGAGTTTGGCGCTCTGTTGGAGCACCTAAACATCCCAAACCTTCTAATATGCCTACCACTGAGGCCTTTTCTTTGTCTCATCATACATTTAGTGAGGAAACCGTGATTGCTTCTGGAAAAAGACAGTCGCTTAAGGATTTTGTTAATGCCATACCATTACTTGTCCAACAAGCTGTCTCCTTTGTTGACCTGACACTGGATGGTGAGTTTGTTGACGGTCCTTATGGCTGGCTTTCTTTGCAAGAGCAGAGAAGACGGGGATTCTGCTGTGGGCCACATATGGCTCATGCAGGTTGTGGCGGCATTTTGGCTTCTTGCCATTCTTTTGATATCGCTGGTGTTGATTTGCTTGATCCTATTTCAGCTGAT GTCCAGGCATCATCTGTGATTGGTTTGCTGCAATCTGATATGAAAGTAGCATTGAAATCTGCGTTTGGCACTGCGGATGGTCCTTTATCTGTCATAGATTGGTGCAAAGGCCGGTCTCAATCAGTAGATGGAGGAACATTGCTTGAAGCATTATCCGCTGAATCCTCTGTAAGTGATTATAGGGATTCTTCCAATACTGCTGCGACGTCTCTTGAAGACCCGCTAAGCCCACCTCTGGCCTCTGTCAGCATGTCTTCTGGTTTGAGAG ATGGAGGTAAAGGAGATGACAGTAGTCAAAGAAGGCCTAGCCAGGAACACTGCATATCAGAGTCGGAGCAGCAGCTGGGGTCTCGGAAGAGGGCAACCCTCTCTGTTATCCCGTATCCTTCTATCCTTGTGGG GTACCAAGATGATTGGCTGAAAACATCTGCAAGCTCTTTGCAACACTGGGAAAAAGTTCCTCTTGAACCTTATGCTTTCCAAAAACAT ATGTCATATTATGTTGTTTGTCCGAATATTGATTCCCTTCCTTCAGCAGCTGCAGACTTTTTCCAACAATTAGGAACTG TTTACGAGACGTGCAAATTAGGGAACCACACACCCCATACTGTTGGAAATCAAATGGATGTAGATACAGGGAAGTGTTCAACTTCTGGCTTTCTTCTGCTTGATAGCCCTCGATCAATTAAAGTAGAGAGCAACACTGCTTCTCTGGTGGGATCATTGAGTGACTATTTTCATTGTTTATCAAATGATTGGGATCTTGCGAGCTTTCTCAAGTCTCTTTCAAAGGTTCTTAAGACCTTGCAGCTTGGCTCATGCTTTGCGGCAAATGCAAAGGAAGAAAATAGCAGCCCTTGCACT GTGATTTATGTTGTGTGTCCCTTTCCTGATTCAACAGCTGTTCTCCAAACTATAATTGAATCTTCTATCGCTCTTGCATCTTCAGTCTACTCATCAGACAATGATAAGAGAAGCACTTTATATAGTCACGTGGGAAAAGCATTAAGTTATGCTGCTGGTGTTGATGAAGCATCCATATCGAATATTCCTGCAATTTCTGGGTTCAGTATCCCTAAATTAGTCTTGCAAGTAGTTCCCATAGATGCCGTATTTCGAGTTACGAGTCCTAGTATTAATGAGATAGTTTTGCTTAAGGAGATGGCTTTTACAGTTTACAACAAGGCTAGACGTCTGTCACGAGGATCTTCCAATGGTTTCGCTCAATCATCAACTTTTTCTGATAGATCTAATTCCTCAATTATGCAAATGGGTAACCCCGTCCCAGGTATGTGGAAAGACTGTGTTGGTTCCCGTATTTCTGGAACGTCCCTTACAAGGGGGAGTGATCTTGATCCTGGTATAAGAGCAGGAACTTGGGATAATACCTGGCAAAATTCAAGGGCAGTGGGTTTAGGTTCCGACTCTAACAGGGCTGGAGATAGTTTCTTTCAAGAGGAAATCCATCTCATGTTTGAACCACTTTTTATTTTGGCTGAACCTGGCTCTGTGGAGCAGGGAGTGACACCTACATTTACCGGTAATCTTGCTATGGAGCTCTCCAAGCAAATGTCTGATGATAGCAGTGTCGGACATACTCAGAGTTTATGCGGAGATACTGGACCTGGCTCTCAGCTTGATGGATCTGAGGGAGATGGTTTTGGATCGAGCCAACAAAGACCACCTCCTAGCCTGCATTGCTGTTATGGGTGGACGGAAGATTGGCGGTGGCTGGTATGCGTATGGACTGATTCCAGGGGGGAGTTGTTGGACAGTCACATTTTCCCTTTTGGTGGAATTAGCAGTAGACAAGATACAAAGGGCATGCAGAATCTTTTTGTTCAAGTTCTTCATCAAGGCTGCCAATTACTGCAGGCCTGTTCATCTCCAGATAATGGTGTTGTCAGATCAAGAGATTTTGTCATTACAAGGATTGGATGTTTCTACGAACTAGAATGTCAAG AATGGCAGAAGGCGCTATATTTCATAGGCGGTCCAGAATTAAAAAAATGGCCGTTACAATTACGACGAACTAGCCTAGATAGTGTGCCATCGAATAGTAATGGAGCTACACTCCAGCAGCAAGAATTAGATAGAAGTTTGCCATCTTCACCCAATCCCTTGTACAGCCCTCATTCAAAATCTGCTGGTATCATGAAAGGAGGCCTGGGACAAACTAATAGTAGGAAGCAGCTATTAGGTGGGCCAGCAGTTGTCGATGGCTCAACGGGACCACTTCAGTGGGTTCAGAGCATAAGCTTTGTTTCCATATCAGTTGACCATTCTTTGCGTCTTGTCTCTCAAGCTGACGTCTCTACAG GGACGAGCCAAGGCTCACAGAATTACCTGGAAGGTTTCACCCCTGTTAAATCTCTTGGTTGTGCGTCTGCATCTTACATTATAGCTCCCGGTCCCACCATGCGTTTCCTCACTCCCGCCCCTCTTCAGCTTCCAACATGCCTGACTTCAGAATCCCCCCCTTTGGCTCACCTTCTTCACAGTAAAGGCTATGCAATTCCTCTATCAACAGGCTTTACAGTTTCCAAAGCTGTTCCGTCTCTTAAGAAAGATTCTAATAATATAAAAGACGAATGGCCTTCAGTTCTGTCAGTAAGTCTTGTCGATTATTTTGGTGGGTATAGTGAGAAAAGAGTGACTCATAAGCAACAAGGAGGAAGGAACATGGTCTCCGATGCCAGGGACAACCAAGTTCACGTGATACTCGAGTCCGTTGCATCAGAGCTCCAAGCTTTGTCATGGATGACCGCGAGTCCTGCCTATTTGGATAGACGTAGTGCACTGCCTTTTCATTGTGATGCCGTGTTACGACTCAGAAGACTGCTTCATTTTGCTGATCACACTGAAAAGTCCTAA
- the LOC141619534 gene encoding protein neprosin — translation MGVNGGGCCSLMVVLVFAVFITVCSAGRHSSISRNKLQLQRHLNRLNKPSQKTILSPDGDVIECVHISRQPAFDHPFLKNHTIQMRPNYHPEGLYDDSKVASKSKPKEKRQTVSQLWHHSGEKCPEGTIPVRRTKEEDVLRAKSIKTYGRKKHRSIAKPRSPDPDLVNESGHQHAIAYVEGDKYYGAKATINVWEPRIQQPNEFSLSQIWVLGGSFGQDLNSIEAGWQVSPDLYGDNNTRLFTYWTSDAYQATGCYNLLCSGFIQINSEIAMGASISPVSGYRGSQYDISILVWKDPKEGNWWMQFGNDYVMGYWPSFLFSYLADTASMIEWGGEVVNSEPDGQHTATQMGSGHFPEEGFGKASYFRNIQVVDESNNLKAPKDIGTFTEQSNCYDVQTGNNGDWGHYFYYGGPGRNDNCA, via the exons ATGGGTGTtaatggtggtggttgttgttcaTTAATGGTGGTGTTGGTATTTGCTGTTTTTATTACTGTATGTTCTGCAGGAAGACACAGTTCTATTTCAAGGAATAAGTTGCAGCTTCAAAGGCATTTGAATCGTTTGAACAAGCCTTCTCAAAAAACCATTTtg AGTCCAGATGGTGATGTGATAGAGTGTGTTCACATTAGTCGACAACCGGCTTTTGATCATCCTTTTCTTAAGAATCATACCATTCAG ATGAGGCCTAATTACCACCCAGAAGGACTGTATGATGACAGCAAAGTGGCATCAAAATCGAAACCTAAAGAGAAACGACAGACAGTCAGTCAGCTGTGGCACCACAGTGGTGAAAAGTGTCCTGAGGGTACTATCCCGGTTAGGCGGACCAAGGAGGAGGATGTATTGAGGGCTAAGTCTATCAAAACATATGGTCGCAAGAAGCATCGGAGCATCGCCAAGCCTAGGTCACCTGATCCCGACCTTGTCAATGAAAGCGGTCATCAGCATGCAATTGCTTATGTTGAAGGAGACAAGTATTATGGAGCTAAAGCAACTATTAATGTGTGGGAGCCGAGGATTCAGCAGCCGAATGAGTTCAGTTTATCGCAAATTTGGGTTTTGGGTGGCTCCTTTGGTCAAGATCTTAACAGTATCGAAGCTGGTTGGCAG GTCAGTCCTGATCTATACGGGGATAATAACACCAGGCTTTTCACATACTGGACG AGTGATGCTTATCAAGCCACGGGTTGCTACAACCTTCTGTGCTCGGGATTCATACAAATCAACAGTGAAATTGCAATGGGAGCTAGCATCTCCCCTGTATCAGGCTACCGAGGTTCTCAGTACGACATCAGTATCCTTGTCTGGAAG GATCCAAAAGAAGGGAACTGGTGGATGCAATTCGGGAACGACTATGTAATGGGGTACTGGCCATCGTTCCTGTTCTCGTATTTGGCAGATACAGCGTCGATGATTGAATGGGGAGGGGAAGTTGTGAACTCGGAACCTGATGGACAGCATACAGCAACTCAAATGGGGAGCGGTCATTTTCCTGAGGAAGGGTTTGGAAAGGCGAGTTATTTCAGGAACATTCAGGTTGTCGACGAGTCCAACAATCTTAAGGCGCCGAAAGATATTGGTACGTTCACCGAGCAATCCAACTGCTACGATGTTCAAACTGGTAACAACGGTGACTggggtcattacttctattacgGTGGTCCAGGCCGAAATGACAATTGTGCTTAG